Part of the Caballeronia sp. SL2Y3 genome is shown below.
CGCTCGGGCGCATGGGCGTGCCGGACGACCTGACCGGCGCGGCGCTTTTCCTCGCATCGGCGGATTCGGATTACATCACCGCGCAGACGATCAACGTCGATGGCGGCAACTGGATGAGTTGAGCCGGCGCGTGCGCCTTGCAGCATGAGGCGCACCGTCTATAGTGAAACGGCGTCGCGGTGAAGCATACGCGGGCCAGCCTACGAAAACGAGCAACCACGCGGTTCCCAGCGCAGCAGAATCAGGCAGCGGCACAGACGGCACGTGCGCCATGCATGCACGATCCGCTGCACCGTGCAAACGAAAAAGGAGACGAACCAACATGAAACGCACCCAACGCACGCAACGCACCGAACGCACCCGACGCACCGGTCAGCCCCAGCCGCGCACGCGGCGTTCCATCGCGGCGGTTTCGGCCGCGCTCGCCGCCGCCGCGCTCGCGCCGCTCGCCGCGCACGCCGCGACGACCATCACCATCGCCACGCTCAACAATCCGGACATGATCGAGCTGAAAAAGCTCTCGCCGGCGTTCGAGAAGGCCAATCCCGACATTCAGCTCAAGTGGGTGATTCTCGAAGAGAACGTGCTGCGCCAGCGCGCGACCACCGACATCACGACCAATAGCGGCCAGTTCGACGTGCTGACCATCGGCACGTACGAAGCGCCGCAGTGGGGCAAGCGCGGCTGGCTGTCGCCGATGTCGAATCTGCCTTCGAACTACGATCTCGACGATGTCGTGAAGACGGCCCGCGACGGTCTCTCGTACAACGGCCAGCTCTACGCGCTGCCGTTCTACGTCGAAAGCTCGATGACGTATTACCGCAAGGACCTGTTCCAGGCCGCGGGCCTGAAGATGCCGGATCAGCCGACCTACGACCAGATCAAGCAGTTCGCCGACAAGCTCACCGACAAGGCGAAGGGCCAGTACGGCATCTGTCTGCGCGGCAAGGCGGGCTGGGGCGAGAACATGGCGTACGTCTCGACTGTCGTGAACACGTTCGGCGGCCGCTGGTTCGACGAGCAGTGGAAGGCGCAACTCGACACGCCGGAATGGCACAAGGCCGTGTCCTTCTATGCGGACCTGCTGAAGAACGACGGCCCGCCGGGAGCGAGCTCGAACGGCTTCAACGAAAACCTCACGCTGATGTCCTCGGGCAAGTGCGCGATGTGGATCGACGCGACGGTTGCCGCGGGCATGCTCTACAACAAGCAGCAGTCGCAAGTCGCCGACAAGATCGGCTTCGCCGCCGCGCCGACGCAAGTTACGCCGAAGGGCTCGCACTGGCTCTGGTCGTGGTCGCTCGCGATTCCGAAGACGTCGAAGCAGCAGGACGCCGCGAAGAAGTTCGCCGCGTGGGCGACGTCGAAGGAATACATCGAGATGGTCGGCAAGGACGAAGGCTGGGCCTCGGTGCCGCCGGGCACGCGCAAGTCGACCTATGCTCGCCCCGAGTACAAGCAGGCCGCGCCGTTCGGCGACTTCGTGCTGCAGGCGATCGAGTCCGCGAATCCGAACGACGCGACGCTGAAGAAGGTGCCGTATAGCGGCATCCAGTTCGTCGGCATTCCGGAGTTCCAGTCGTTCGGCACGGTGGTCGGGCAGTCCATCGCGGGCGTCGTCGCCGGACAGACGAGCGTCGACAATGCGCTGAAGGCAGCCAACGCCACCGCCGATCGCGCGGTGAAACAGGCCGGCTATCAGAAGTAAGCGGCAGATAAGCAGCAAGCAAGCAGCAAGCAAGCGGGCCGTTCACACGGAGCGGCCCGCCGGCATCATCGAGAGGTGACACGATCATGCGCCAACTGAATCCCCCCATCGCCGATCACTTCGACGTGTCCGCCGCCGAGCGCGACAAGAAACGCGCGAAGTCGGTCCGCTGGCTGATAACGCCGTCGTCCGGGCTGCTGTTCCTGTGGATGGCCATTCCGCTCGCGATGACCATCTGGTACTCGTTCTCGCGCTACAACCTGCTGAATCCCGATGTCAAAGGATTCGCGGGGCTCGACAACTTCGGGTTCCTCGTCACCGATCCCGCGTTCGGGCCGTCCATCGCGCATACGCTGACGCTGATCGCGTCCGTGCTGGCGATCACGGTGATCGGCGGCGTGCTGCTCGCGGTGCTGTTCGACCGCAAGTTCATCGGGCAGGGCATCGCGCGGCTGCTCGTGATCGCGCCGTTCTTCGTGATGCCGACGGTCTCCGCGCTGATCTGGAAGAACATGATCCTGCATCCGGTGTACGGGCTCGTCGCCTCGCTGATGCGGTCGCTCGGCATGCAGCCTATCGACTGGTTCGCCGAGTATCCGCTCTTCGCGGTGATCGTGATCGTCGCGTGGCAGTGGCTGCCGTTCGCGTTCCTCATTCTTTTCACCGCGATCCAGTCGCTCGATCAGGAGCAGAAGGAAGCCGCGCGCATCGACGGCGCGGGTCCGTTCTCGATGTTCTTCTTCATCACGCTGCCGCACCTGAAGCGCGCAATCGCGGTCGTCGTCATGATGGAAACCATCTTCCTGCTGTCGATTTT
Proteins encoded:
- a CDS encoding sugar ABC transporter substrate-binding protein; this translates as MKRTQRTQRTERTRRTGQPQPRTRRSIAAVSAALAAAALAPLAAHAATTITIATLNNPDMIELKKLSPAFEKANPDIQLKWVILEENVLRQRATTDITTNSGQFDVLTIGTYEAPQWGKRGWLSPMSNLPSNYDLDDVVKTARDGLSYNGQLYALPFYVESSMTYYRKDLFQAAGLKMPDQPTYDQIKQFADKLTDKAKGQYGICLRGKAGWGENMAYVSTVVNTFGGRWFDEQWKAQLDTPEWHKAVSFYADLLKNDGPPGASSNGFNENLTLMSSGKCAMWIDATVAAGMLYNKQQSQVADKIGFAAAPTQVTPKGSHWLWSWSLAIPKTSKQQDAAKKFAAWATSKEYIEMVGKDEGWASVPPGTRKSTYARPEYKQAAPFGDFVLQAIESANPNDATLKKVPYSGIQFVGIPEFQSFGTVVGQSIAGVVAGQTSVDNALKAANATADRAVKQAGYQK
- a CDS encoding carbohydrate ABC transporter permease, with the protein product MRQLNPPIADHFDVSAAERDKKRAKSVRWLITPSSGLLFLWMAIPLAMTIWYSFSRYNLLNPDVKGFAGLDNFGFLVTDPAFGPSIAHTLTLIASVLAITVIGGVLLAVLFDRKFIGQGIARLLVIAPFFVMPTVSALIWKNMILHPVYGLVASLMRSLGMQPIDWFAEYPLFAVIVIVAWQWLPFAFLILFTAIQSLDQEQKEAARIDGAGPFSMFFFITLPHLKRAIAVVVMMETIFLLSIFAEIYTTTGGGPGTATTNLSYLIYALGLQQFDVGLASAGGILAVILANIVAFFLVRMLAKNLKGEYES